Within Planococcus citri chromosome 2, ihPlaCitr1.1, whole genome shotgun sequence, the genomic segment CTTTCAAAAGATGCCAGGAGAGGTGGCtaccatttggaaaaaaaatcgctacaGAACGACTATACCACTAATTGTAAGAAAAGCCCAGAGTTGGTGCTGGAAAATTTAGGGGAAACCATTTCCCTTCAGGCCTACAACATCCTTAAAAAAGTCAATTATGTAGTTAAGAGGGactttttgatctgaaaaatgttTGGCAAGATGTCACCTTACCTTCTATCCTATTTCTCAgatatttagaaaattttctaccGTCTATGAATATTAGATGTGGACTAGGTAATTATGGTTGCATACGTAGCCACTAGAAGGAACTGTGCCATCAGTCGGGATTTCGCTCGTATCAATAAATTATTCTATcaacccatattttttttgataggtaacaTGCATTGGATTGGGATTTAATATTTCCGAATTCGTTTATTaatcttcttttttcttttttttttttttctgatgagaaccaacaaatttacaaaaagacaTCTGGTACTCATTTCCTGATCTGAACATTCGTTATTGATTATTAGAAACGTTAACTACTTTTGTGAAATTCGAATCAATGAAAAACCGACTATGAATGACGAAAGCTCGATGAGCAGGTAAAAGGCATCAACACAATGTTGAGTCATTGAAATATTCGTAGAAAGTCTTACTTCAGATGCTGTAACAGATCTGATTTCTTTTACGCAGTATACTTAACTCAGCGTTATCATGAAGATGTAATATTTAAATATGGAGGAATTACGAAGAATTTCGAAAACTTGATTGCATTTAAAGTGGATATTTAAATGAATGaattaagatttttgaaacattctgtTCTATGCATTCGTCTTCATCGGTGCgcgttttttaaaacattgttcCGCTGGAAAAATGAAAGTCGACTGTTTTGGATGTTCAGCTGGAACAGCTGTTGTAATTTCGCTTCTCATTaatttggtaagtttttttttttttttttaatgatcctGTAAGGCGGTAAAGTTGAAAGTAATTacatgtaggtaagtaccttattgtggtaaaattttacccaagtatttattcatttagcattttgaaaaaaaatagttcatacgatatttatttatttcatacctacctacattatttaatcaattttttttttcatgaaatgttcTGAAGTAATAAGGGACTGTCTagtcaaattcaatatttatttaaCTTAGGTACTGCATTACAATTTGCATTACagatttcaaataatattcTGTGGAATGGCATCGGCTCAGAGTTCCTAAAACATAAACGTCAGTATTAAATATACTCGTAAACTGCAAATATACAGTCATCTTATGTAAGTAGTTAAGTACCTCGCTAAAAATATTCTAGAACTGATATATGTTTTTCTGCAGTAGCTGAAAATGTATTCCAATTTCATTCGTACTTCATTCTACTCCAAACAATTCTATCGGTGTTTGCGATAATAATTGTGACcatgttcaaaattcattcctcCAGTGTTACCGCTCgtataatcaaaattcaagtatGGTTACTTGGTTTCATTGTGGCTTCATTAATATACGAAATCGTGGTCATATTCTTATTCTCAGTTGGTACAATGGTTTTGCAAGAAGACTTTGATGTAAACAAACAAGCAACTGCatcatttcatgtttttataTTCATGCTACCGATTTTCTTTTTGGGTATAACTAATCTTCTAACAATATTtatattgatttgaaatttaggttcttttttgaaattagtttatctcatttttgattttttttctcaggtcTCAAGTTACATGCTGCTACTGTGACGTTTGGTTATAGACTTGAAATATCTGAACAAGAACAAATATCGATAGATGTTAGTAATGATACTGAAAACGGATATTTTCATTCTAGACAACAGTTGGTTACTTCAAGCTCATCTTCCACAGTTACTTCACTTCCTTCTTATGATACATTGATGAAATCTGATCACGTGCAGGAATCTGATTCGTTGACGCCACCACCTCgttattcaatcattttcaactagtaCATACATTTATTTCAGTGCAGTAGTCATTAAGAAATTAGTAGGTACTCACACATGTACCTAGTTTATGTTATAAGTTTTGActagtgaagttgacccatttgacccccatttttacgtatccgttgaaaaagttggacaACCCCTTTTTCACTCggtgaaataaactcatcacaaaaaaaatcaaaattcaaaaaaataaacgaattttaatttttttgctatgagtgtgatttttagtgactttttacatgaaatacgtcagaaagaggccaaaataaggcaactgaataaattgaaacttttttgatgcatggaattgaaaattgaactttttcgaatttcgattttttgtgatgagtttatttcatagATTGAAagggttttttgaatttttacaacggatacgtaaaaatagaggtcaaatgagtcaacttcaccagtaaacactttttttttcatgttttaaattaaaaaatcacattttttcgcaaactttcaattttttaaaatcgtcatCACGAAATAACACCATCccgattttttaatatgttgttcagcacaaaaagttgtccataatgtatttttttcagaagtgtcgagagtcgaaacgataagaaaactacgttttgaaactttttgagccaatttttgtatgaaaaaaagtggcaacactgatttttatgatatcaccaaaaagcctttttaAACCTCTTAACTAGTCATTGAAGAAAGTTACATTTTGCTAGGTATCGTGGTTGTCGAGTAATCCTTTGCTGAAatagatgatatttcaagttcactgaaaactttgacaccccctagcaaagtttaaaaaagggctacagggctgcgatttgcaccattggtcatcctttcggaaggtctttcaagaggaaaaatttctaaagaatCGCCGACCCTCCCCTTACCACTtattcttggttgaattgacgtggaatgaccctatagcTCATAAGCCAGCAGAGAACCGTCAGTCAGGTTCACTTGACAAATTCAGCTGAATAAGCAAGTCTAGCTGAATTACCAAGTGCTATGCACGATTCCGACAGTGTTGGTTTTTACACTCCGCCGGAAATCGAAATTTACATTCAAGTAGGTTAGAATGTGGACAGTGTTCAATTCAATGTTTATTTTAACCTCGTAAAGTAATAagttatgtatgtacatatattgtatACACATGTTatgcaataaaattaaaaaagaaagataACAGTTCGCGATAAAGTGATAAccattggtcactttttttagaATCCATACCACTTTACTTTGATAGTAGGTACACCTACTTAGCTTTACTACTTAGGCTATCGTAATaatcatataatttttttttttttttagaaaaaatagggaaaaaaatttaatatcatcagtgataaacaaaattttagccacTTACTGACGATGGCTAATACACGATTCTCCAATGTTTCCCATGGGAGTTTTCAAAAAGGGCACAGAAAACTCCATAAAAATCTGAGTCAATGCTGAAGGTCTCTTATGACCCGTCTAAAAGGATTTGAAGatccaaaaatgaatgtttGAACGTATTAGCTTAAGCCAACTTCATTTCCAaactttctggagaaatgtTTACTTATAAATTCTAGAGGAATCAAAAATCAGGCTAAAGGCGCTAAAATATCCTGAAATGGTAACATTTGACTCGGaagactaattttcatcaaatcttCTGattaggtacaggtacctaatcatacatttttttaaaacccatAAATCGCCGAAAATGGTGTTTTGAATTTCCAAGATTTCACAGAAAATCAgtttaggcagctgaaattttggttagggGGGGTTCAGTCCTTGCTCATTCCAAATTCGCATCGATTAAGTGAGCCAAAATATCACAAGATATATTATTATTAATGAAACTAGGaagatattttggaatacagtatgtagtgcaaattttttgaaattggcaacagtgactaaaaaattggcactatttccccaattttataaattgtgacttcgattttttcgcttaattattacaaaatatttgagagaagaaaattttttccaaatatgaaTTACCTACTTAGATGTAAAATGGCAATAGTTTGTTTAGTTCGACGCAGGATATGGGGGAGGGGCTACAGCAGAaagaaacacgattttttcaaaaatgcccccTCTTTAAGAACCCTTATCTCACCTCCCAGCCagagcttgatttttttttagtcctTTTCAACTTATAATGAAGTGCTCCACTGGTATCTTCATTACTTATTTTCTGCTTTATTACATACGTAATACATTGAAACATACCTAATTGAGTAAATTAGCGTACAGATATCATGTTGCAGCCTACACTAAAAATGAAAGATAAAGATTCGATGAATATTATAAGCTCCGGTCGAAATGCTTGATAGATTAAATATTCGCGCAGATAACGCGATGCTATTTTATTTTAGTTACTGTACCTCAGCCAAGCAATCAAACATTACCCACTACAGATACAGCCTGGAAGTGCAATCTGGCAACGTTGCGCATCTAGTCCGGCTTTATCAATTGTTCTTAGTATGTAGTTATCGATGCGTAACGTTatgaaattcggatttttctcggaactgaaggggtttaggaaaatttttgtcagaacataaattgaagaggatgaaatttcctatcgattggtatatttttcttcgagtttcgTACAGAAATGGCgagtttttaaacatttttatggacagatttttcaaaatgccaactttaaattgaaattacggaaaattttcagaggacacataggtactttaacataccaaaatgttcagaatttcatcctctttcaaatggttttttaccGAAAGCGCTAGCATTTACCCTTCAAAAGTTTCTAAAGctcaaagctttgaactttcacaacttttgatcGAAAAGCACTAGAGCTCTGGGGGAAAAGCGAGGTTGTAGATgagaaagagtagatcatttttcatgtttcaaacacctatgtgctcgatcaaattttcgatttattaaagttcaaagtttcaaggttgaaatttttttacatttaaattaaaataaatcaaaattttgatcgagcacataggtgtttgaagaatgaaaaataatctacttTCTTTCCTCTACAAactggtttttaattcaaatctgtagcattaaccattcaaaagttattcaagaaaaactaagaaatttgGACAATATCCCATAAGACAATGCAGCCGTATAGGACTATACATCGTATGATTTTTGAGACGTTGCCGCTCTGCACTTCCAGGCTGTATCTGTAGTGGGTAATGACTAATGAATCAAATCAATTTAATTATACTTATTCAACGAATGAATCTGgatgttttcaaaaacattagGTAATTGTTTGTACGTCAACAAATTGTACCTGACTGTACTTAACATTCCtatacaaaattttctattgttttttttttgtgtgagtTCGTCTCCCCTTAAGCACACCTGTTTCAATGCTTATTGCTGTATTGGAAATGAAAGGTCGGTGTTGTGGATGCCCACTTAGAATAGCTGTTGCAATTTCACTTCTAATTAACCTGGTAAGTTTTTTTCCCGTGTTACCTATAACTATTTGTAGCCTATAAGTGAATTTGAAACAGCGAGCTTcaaattacttaggtactgtACCTATTAAGATGTCAGTAGGTCAAAGTGTACTTcagaatttatcaattttcagtggcatagccaggattttctcaaggagggggcaaaataagttttttagacatgaaaaatcgaaattagggatgattttctgaaaatcttttcgaaaaaaatgtgtccaaaaatcaaaaaatatcaatttttgcacCCCTTGCCCCCCTTGGCTTCCCCAcagtcaatttttcatctcaattttttcaaaattgattgcaacaatttcaatttctccaacatGATCTACACGattttgagaacaaaaaaaattttcaatgcatacCTATTTAGATTTACCTATTACCTAGagtgcattaatttttttaaataataagtaggtatatctacgaatacctagatacctactttCTACTTCATATTTGTCCACAGATTTCAAATAACACTATACTGAATGGTAGCGGTTCAGACTATCTCAAAAACTTACGTACGTCAGTATTTATTCGAGTCACAATCTAACTGCTATGTAACTCATCAGTGAACAATAATATTACGTCAGTTGGTACTctgattttaattaatttttgcagTTAATGAAGAAGAATCACAATATCTATGGTACCACATGGCACTTCAAACCATTCTATCATTTTTAGCGATCGCAATCCTAGTCATATTCGATAACCATTCCTCGAAAATTCAAATGGCGTTATTTTGCTGCGTTTCTCTT encodes:
- the LOC135834623 gene encoding uncharacterized protein LOC135834623 yields the protein MKVDCFGCSAGTAVVISLLINLISNNILWNGIGSEFLKHKLAENVFQFHSYFILLQTILSVFAIIIVTMFKIHSSSVTARIIKIQVWLLGFIVASLIYEIVVIFLFSVGTMVLQEDFDVNKQATASFHVFIFMLPIFFLGLKLHAATVTFGYRLEISEQEQISIDVSNDTENGYFHSRQQLVTSSSSSTVTSLPSYDTLMKSDHVQESDSLTPPPRYSIIFN